One genomic window of Clostridioides difficile ATCC 9689 = DSM 1296 includes the following:
- a CDS encoding phage tail assembly chaperone produces MNTVEKLLNMDAGKLKMPSSTFELYCKKLDDTLEIECKAIDPERFDEIRMNSMDVNSGDVENINIYELKVNTILESCPIFSNMELVKKFSAITPKELVKKLLLSGEIDKLYEEVNKVNGIDTKGDKKRQKERAKDIKN; encoded by the coding sequence ATGAACACAGTAGAAAAATTATTAAATATGGATGCAGGTAAATTAAAAATGCCATCTAGCACATTTGAATTATATTGTAAAAAACTAGATGATACTTTAGAGATAGAGTGTAAGGCTATTGATCCAGAACGTTTTGACGAAATAAGAATGAACTCGATGGATGTTAATAGCGGAGATGTAGAAAACATTAACATATATGAACTTAAAGTAAATACAATATTAGAATCATGCCCAATATTTAGTAATATGGAATTAGTTAAAAAATTTAGCGCAATTACACCTAAAGAATTGGTTAAAAAGCTACTACTTAGTGGGGAAATAGATAAATTATATGAGGAAGTTAATAAAGTAAATGGCATAGATACTAAGGGCGATAAAAAAAGACAAAAAGAAAGAGCTAAAGATATAAAAAACTAA